From one Pan troglodytes isolate AG18354 chromosome 13, NHGRI_mPanTro3-v2.0_pri, whole genome shotgun sequence genomic stretch:
- the LOC107973768 gene encoding iron-sulfur cluster assembly 1 homolog, mitochondrial, whose translation MSASLVRATVRAVSKRKMQPTRAALTLTPSAVNKIKQLLKDKPEHVGVKVGVRTRGCNGLSYTLEYTKTKGDSDEEVIQDGVRVLIEKKAQLTLLGTEMCYVEDKLSSEFVFNNPNIKGTCGCGESFNI comes from the coding sequence ATGTCGGCTTCCTTAGTCCGGGCAACTGTCCGGGCTGTGAGCAAGAGGAAGATGCAGCCCACCCGGGCAGCCCTCACCCTGACACCTTCAGCAGTAAACAAGATAAAACAACTTCTTAAAGATAAGCCTGAGCATGTAGGTGTAAAAGTTGGTGTCCGAACCAGGGGCTGTAATGGCCTTTCTTATACTCTAGAATATACAAAGACAAAAGGAGATTCTGATGAAGAagttattcaagatggagtcagaGTGCTCATCGAAAAGAAAGCACAGCTAACACTTTTAGGAACAGAAATGTGCTATGTTGAAGACAAATTATCCAGTGAGTTTGTGTTCAATAACCCAAACATCAAAGGGACTTGTGGCTGTGGAGAAAGCTTTAATATTTGA